The DNA sequence CCAAGTATTACGCTCGCTGAGGCGATTGACAGTACTTATCAAGGAAGCCCTGAAGTGGGGGCGCAAGCTGCACTGGCTAAGGCTAACCGTTGGATCGCTAGAAGTTCACTTGGGAAGTTGGGGCCTAAGCTGGATGTGGAGTATTCACGTGGTCGTGAACACTCCTCCGCGTCCGGGGACGCTGGGAATGTGACGCCGGTGGTTTTGCCCTACCACACCCGGACCGACCAGTCGATGGTGTTGCGTCAGCCTGTCGTGGATTTACAGGCTGTAGCCGCGTGGAAGCGGGATGATCGCTTGGCTGATGCGGAGCACTCAAAACTGTCCCAGACCCGTGCGAATGTGGCCTTTGATGTCTCCAGTGCTTACTACGACCTGGTGCAGTATCAATTGTTGGTTGTTCTGGCAAAGGAGCAGTTCTCTCGTACCGGCAATCTGCTCAATTACATGACGCGACGTGCGGCAGGTGGCGGTGCCACCGTTGCGGACCGCGAACGGGTTCGTGCTGCGTCACTCAATGCTAACCGTGATTTATTGGATGCACGTAGTCAGTTGTCTCACGCGCAAATGACCTTTGCTCGCTTGACCGGCTTGCTGCCCGGACAGGTGGTCGTGACACAAGAGAGTTTTCGTGAGATGCCATCCAATCCGGAGCAAGCGATGGAACGCGTATTGAATAGCAGTCCTTCGCTATCGGCTTTGCGGCAGCAAATGGAGGCAGCTTCCTTTGATCGCAAAAGCACGCAGGCCGGGGTATTACCCAAGTTCGAATTGCAGCTTGGTGACTATCGTTCTACCAATGCCAGCGGAACCCCAGGAAGTACCCGCGATGCACGCATCATGCTGACGATGCGGATGAATCTATTCAATGGTGGTAGCGAATATGCGGTCAGTCAGGCTCAGGCGCAGCAACAAGTGCAGTTACGGGAGCAATATGAAGACACGATACGCAAGACCCGGGAACGGCTACAAACCAATTATTTGAATTTGGCGGCGATTCACCGGCAGGCAAGCATTGCACGAGAAGAAGTGCAGGCCAATTTATCCGTCGCCGATGCCTTCGATGCCCAATTTGCTTCGGCCAATCGATCCCTGTTGGATGTATTGACGGCCTACGAAAAGCTCTACGCAAGCCGTGTGAGCTTGATCAAGTTGTTTGTGTCGGAGCGGCGCGCCGTATTTCAGATATTGAAA is a window from the Herbaspirillum rubrisubalbicans genome containing:
- a CDS encoding TolC family protein; this encodes MIFGNFTGFSKANRKVGDQNESGMGHWMRLARVVWIGLVIVATTQVPTVWGLDMKVVAKSAAKVVAESGNLVQATTPAQLILGELLERGTVDIPVTMPLEAPEDGAIPAPVDPIPSITLAEAIDSTYQGSPEVGAQAALAKANRWIARSSLGKLGPKLDVEYSRGREHSSASGDAGNVTPVVLPYHTRTDQSMVLRQPVVDLQAVAAWKRDDRLADAEHSKLSQTRANVAFDVSSAYYDLVQYQLLVVLAKEQFSRTGNLLNYMTRRAAGGGATVADRERVRAASLNANRDLLDARSQLSHAQMTFARLTGLLPGQVVVTQESFREMPSNPEQAMERVLNSSPSLSALRQQMEAASFDRKSTQAGVLPKFELQLGDYRSTNASGTPGSTRDARIMLTMRMNLFNGGSEYAVSQAQAQQQVQLREQYEDTIRKTRERLQTNYLNLAAIHRQASIAREEVQANLSVADAFDAQFASANRSLLDVLTAYEKLYASRVSLIKLFVSERRAVFQILKDTGDMTTLDFARMGS